DNA from Rosa rugosa chromosome 6, drRosRugo1.1, whole genome shotgun sequence:
tcgaaacgtgaagggtgtgttgtgctctttttccccttcgaccgagattatttttgtcccactgggtttttgttactcggcaaggtttttaatgaggcaacgagagaagcaccgcgtttgggcaacacaagggggagtgttcaagtaaaaccctaatttgtgtttggcccaaactctaggttacttgacctagtggtaatatggttaaattagaaggatctagattcctattcaatgtaagattactttccttgtatgattgagattctatgcattgtaatcctctatataaagatcgaggcccctattatcaatgagaatcagagaatacacagcaaattcctctcaatttcagtttctctacaacaaacggttaattttagaaaatgtgatcgaaaagtgagtctaacACAAAAGTCCTCAATTAGTCCGCATTAGAAGGGCTCCCTATAAATACATTCTTCGTTTCAATTTTATTCATAGAAACTAGTCTTCTtcatacatgctctgcatgtgtaatagttttttttttttaaaagaaaattaaaaaaataaatgaaataaaacaattattgcagagaaaaaatagtgagagagaaaagtggaggttgtgggataatttttttaaaatttttttaataaaaactaattttgtaattgtcatatttactcttgtgatttaatttattttcaaagttttttaatctttcagggttaaatctgtcaaaaaaaTTTTGTTTGTAAAAACAAAACCTCTGCTCTTAATGTGAACTAGACcccaaacacaccctatgggtgtggataattacttgagaagttattccacagaatgtggagaaaattgctgcacatattcatattttgttttttatttttgatttttttttgttaaatttcttttgtttttcttttatttgtgaattgaccattttgtctttctcaaatatttcagttcaaatattttttaatatttaagggatattttggtaaaaaatttctgttttggttgACAAACTctgttctcttaataatagtatagattattATTATTCCACAATTAATTATCTATACTAAAGTTCTGATGGTTTGCAGTATGATTGTATTTTTATATTATTCGTAACTAGATCGCTGAATGATCGATGCATGAGCTAGTAAACTATGGTTATATTGTTAATCAACAGCACGGGATAATACATGGAGTGATTCTGTGGTAAGGCAACTCCAACTAGGATCTTGATTCATAGAATTACTTCTCAAACCCCATAGTATTACTAATCAAGATTCGAGACCTTTTCCAAAGAAGACTGTTCTTTTCGTACATTCCAAACAATTTTGGATTCCAATAATTACCAGGATTTTGAAAATAACAATGTTGAAGCATTGTAGTTCCATCTTCTTTAAGAATTCGAAGCTCTCGCTTCCGCTATATATGTGAGCTCTTATTACCTCattcacataaacattaagctgTCATGGCCCTCAACAAAGTCCACCCTCACATACCCAACCTAGTGATCGATCCAGCAAATTATTCGACTACTTCCCACTAAAGCTGCTGTTCGCATGAGCTTTCTTTCCAGACAATGGGAAGAGGAATTGTCTTCAGTTCCCATATTAGATTTCGACGAATGTGGTGAGCAGCCTCATAACTCTGATCGCAACGATTTTCAACAACAACATAGGAAGTTTATCAACAATATCCTGAACGCTGTGACAAAAACCAGCACAAACAGCTCTTGGAGAAATTCAGGCTTCACATGATGTATTTATCCGAAGACACTGCCATTGTAGATAGGTTGTTAAGTTTTTCCTTTGAGAGAGGCGTCAAAGAGTTGGAGATCAGCCTTAGAGTTAGTAAATCACATTGGGCTCGGGGTGGGGTTAATAGCTACTATTGCTTCTGCTTATCTCCTTCAACACTTGCTAATGCAAAATCTATAACTACCCTAAAGTTGGAGTACATGAGAATAAAAGAGGTCGACCTTCAATGTGATATGAACCTGCCTAAATCTACAACCCTTCTCCCCTCTTTGAAAACCATGTGCCTCAAAAACGTGCACTTCAACTTTCTATACTACTTGATTCGAGAGTGCCCTTCCATCGAGCATTTGTCATTGATCTCATGTTCTTTTGACAAACCTGTAGTTCTAGTGTTCACCTCCAGTCTGAAATTCTTGGAAGTCAAGCATTGCAAGGCAGGATCTAATATTCATGTTCATGATGAAGCTAAAACTCTTGAATCTTTCACATTTGTTTCATCAAGAATGGAAGGTATTGTCTTGAATAACACCGACAACTTGAAACAAATTAACATACATGCTCGGTACCTGAAAGATCTTATCGTGCATGGATGTCATAGCAGTGTGAAGGCCATAATTAACACTCCAAATCTACTTCACTTTGATTTCTATGTGTTAGTATAGTGTTGGcattccttcttcacaaatctctACTCCTTAAGAAGCCCAAGGTTGCAGCCCAAGTCCATACATGTTTAAATACATTTGTTGTAGTTGACTTTGTTGTCTTGCTGTCAAAGACCCATGTGAAGACTGGAAAATCAGTTTTGCTGTCAGCTTCCCCATCTTAGCATAATTGTTTAATTGCAATTGTTTCTTTTGTGTGCCTGCCTTGCTCTCGAAAGCCAAAGACCATCTTTGAAGAATATAGTTCAATTTCAACTTGCAACCTCATCTCAGTTTGCTGCCTTGTTGTCGTGGTTCCCAATCCCATCTCATATTGCTGTCTTGTCCAAGATCAAGCTTAAATCTTGAAGATCAAAAGAAGACCCATCTTCATCTTGGCTCCGGTAAGCTCATGCATGGCATCTCTTTCACAAAACCATGGGTTTTTCATGGGTTCCCTTCTTGTGTCAGTTTTGATTATGGAGCTTGAGTGTTTTGGGTTCTTGAATTGGTATTCCCAATTGAAATTAGGAGCATGGGTTTACATGGGCAATCTGAAATTATGGGTATGGGTTTACCTACTCCAATTGAGATTAAGGGTTCTTTGAGTGAACTGtcccttctcttcttcctctatatatatgggtTCTCTGTTCCATTTCGGCTATTGAAAATACTTTTGTGTTTCAGTCCCTTTGTTTATCAAGAGtttatctctttggttttctgtttttcaaaatgtcttgttccatgttgaaaacaatttgaaaaacacaaaaccattcATGCATATTCATCTCTTGCATCCCATGAGTTCAGTTGGGAATTGTAAGCTTCAAAGGTGAAATCTCCAAGTCGAACTTGCTGCGTTCATAGCTTGTGTCATAGTTGAGATTTCTGAGTTGTTCACTTGTGTAAACAATTAGCAAGGAGTGATTACAACAGTCTAGTGAGTTAGTCTAGGAGGATTGCCGCGTCAGTGCAATCCAagtgttgtaaacttgtaatctgTTTCATTAGTGACTTGGTTTTGGTCTTTCAAGAGTAAAGGCCACGCAGATGTTTTCCCTTgatagggttttactgcgtgttctttattgctttagttggtttgttGAATTTACAATACAATCTGTTCATTATCAGTTCTCAGGATTGATCACCCTGTTGCAATCCCTGAGAAAGATTTTTGAACGGAAAAAATTGGTTGTGAGCCTATTCcacacaccccccccccccccccccccctctaggcTCCTTCTAGGATCCACACTATGGTTACTTCATGAAGTCCAAAGTTTCTGTGAGAGCTCCACATTTATCGTCAGCTCGGATCATACTTAGGGAAATTTGGGAGGAAGAACAAACCAGTAGTTGGTCATGGGAACATTATTCAGCACTGAGAGTTTTTCTTAAAGTATTCGGTTGCTCCAGAAATATATCCCTCTTCACTCGTGATTTTAAGGTACTCACATACAACCCAGCTAATTCAGCTTGCAGTAGTACGTAGTCGTTATTCCTTATAAGTTGTTTGATTGTATTAATTGTTAATCCTCATATTTGATTGTGTTGTAGGCTCTCACATTTCCAGCAATTTTCAGAAGGACCTTCTCTTCTTCAAAACCATTGCCTAGACTCGCCCAGCTAATGCTTACGATGCCGAATCCTCCAACAGAAGTGGGAGATGTTCCTGATGACTTCAGGGACTCCTTGACTTGGATGGCACCTTCTTCACGGCTGGAGTTAGTAAGAATGGATAGAATACCAGCTTTAATTAGATATATATAGATCATTAAACACGAATGAAAGAATAAGTTGTGCCAGTTTCACTAGCAAGATAGAACAAATTAAGTTGTTTTCAACTTGTAAGCTTCATTCATTCTCTAGTCAATTCAGGCTTAATATATTGTTTTAATATAGTTAACTTTAGATTTGGAGTTTGGAATGATAATTATTTAGCATATCTTTGGACAAGTATCTCTATTACTGGATGAGGCAAACCAatccaatatttttcttaaaatgCATGTTTCCATCCTCCAATCCCATTTAGAGTTGGGCTCATCCTAAAAAGGGCAAATGGTATTCGCATGACCAAATGCCTTGGATTGTAAGCAACAATTAGGTTTCTAGGCACAGCTTCAATACCTTTCAATGACATTTCCATGGAGTTCGATCCGGACATCAATATAGAGGGGATCAACCACTTTGAATCTCCATACGTTCGAGCAGATTTGAGCCTGCTCATCGTGGCGGTTGGAACATCCAAGCAAAGAGGAGTAACGTACCTAATATGCTGCCAAATGAAAGCCAATCCAACCTTCCTTGTCTGGTTATCAAATGGATAGTAGAGTTTAACGCAATCCGTTGTAACTTTGGAATAATCATGCCTGGTTGCCACTTCTTCAGGACCAAGGGTCTTCCATCGATATCGATATTATTGCAAATTGAAGATTTGAAGACATAAAACCAGTATCCACAAAACTAATATACATCAAACACTTGCTCAAGTAAATTTCTTAAAACCCAAAAGTTGCATAAGCCGAAGAGAATATTTTCCCAACAGATGCATCCCTTACTAGATATGCAAGGAGGCACATTATATATAAGCTCAATCCAACGATAAAGGGCAGGGCTACTTGACCACAACCAGTTACTCCACTTAACTGCATAATCTGGAATTGGGTAACTCGATACAATTGGAGTTGGACTGTGGTTTACCTGATCCATAACGGACCCATAATTTCATATTGGCTTGAAAATATGGAACCAGGCCTAAGTTTAATAATACCAAGTTCTGAATCTTCAAGTTCACCTCACCAATAGCAGCACTTTGAGCTGCCACAGTAGCAGTCATCTTCACAGCATTTTGATCACCATTACCAGCTCTGAAAGCTTCTATAGTATTCTTCGGCTATCCTGTCCCGGAGTTCTGATTGACTTGAGATTCAACAGCTGCTTCCATTGCAAAGTGTTTATTTGAAGACCAAGGATGGGAGGGAGGGTAGCTTTTAACCCTTAACTTTTAGAATTTCAatcggagaagatgaagattctTTATCGAGATGATATTAGGATCATAGGATATCTGAGGGATGCAGGATGATCATTGCCTCCAGCAGAGCAAACATCGATAGAGACTCAGACTGGTATGAACCCTTTTCCAAACTGGTATGAACCCTTTTCAAACCGCTTTTCGGTTTTTTGTTTCTCGTGTTTTACCACTTAGAAGTGGAAAATCCAGAAGAACTTTTTGTTGTTATTTCAATGCAAATTTCCCACAATCCTTGGCCAAAGTGGCATGAGTTTTATGAGGTGAAGGCAAGATCAGAATTCCATTGTAacaggaaaggaaaaaaaatcatgaGTTGAATGACAACAACGATTGTGGCTCAAAAAAAATCAACTCAAATAATGGTGAACCGCTCCTACAGAAATGTTAATTCCTCCCTAGTTGTACAACTAAGATCACATACAAGATTACACCATACAAGATTACACCGAGAGATCATGTAGGCCTCTTTGGCCCCATAAACCCCTTTTGCTTATACCCATATGTTACAACAAGTAGCCtaatcaaaaataaataatgtcATACAAACGTTAGCTCACATAATGCCCTGTTTTCCGTCTGTGACGGCTAAAATCTGATACAAACCTGAAAGAGAGGCCACAGCCGTCCACCTTGCACTTGTATGGTTTTTCTCCAGTGTGCACTCGTATATGCTCAGTCTGGGCCCATGCCCACTTGAATGACATGGAGCAACCCTTCCACGGGCACTTGAAGGGCCTAGCACTATCATGCACACGGCTGTGAACCATTGCATACTTGTGGCAACTGAACTTCTTACCACACCCTTCATGTGGGCAGCGGTTACGCTTGTGCACCATTAACTCCTCCTTTGTCTGAAAACTCATGCTACAGCCCCCTAGGTTGCAGCTGTGGGGCTTCCTTACTTGCTCTTTCTTCTTATCCTTGGGAGGAACGGGAACATCTGAAGGTCTCTTCACCTTCTTTGCCACTGGCTTCTCTTCGACCTGGTTGTGGATGTCTATCCCACTAACTGTTGCATCCTTCCCAGCCCTTGGTCTCAGACCTTCACATGGCCCCCTAATATATCCATTGAAGTTGGAGTTGTCATCCATTTTCTGCCCcactcctctctttcttttaCTTCCAATTTCAGGACTTGGTCTGGGGTCTAAAATGGAAGGCTCAATGTTTCCCAGCTCTCTATCATGTTGTGATATACAAACTTCAGCACGGCTCCCTCTTCTAACTCTAAAGTATGTTTTAATTGTAACACGAGACGGCTCGCATTTTGAAGTATCATGACTAGCAATGAGTTCCTTATTACTGTCCGAGTTTGTCCACCGTTCTTTATCATCCAAGGTCACATCTGTTGCACAGCTCACTCTGGGAACTTCATCTTCAACCGAGACAGGTATAGGCTGATTTTCTTCTCGTACAACAAAATTATGACCAGGTGCCTCCACAGCTACATTTTTAGTTTGGGCATCTTGCTGAACTAGAGTGGCTGAAGTCACACCATTGCTCGTGCCTTCCTCCAAAGAGTTTCCTCTTGGaacttcagaagattcttccaATGACAAGGGATGAGTTTCTTCCATCTTTATCATTGAAGAAGAGATGTATTCCCCCTCACTAGTTCTATCTGCAGCCTGAAATTCTTCACTATGTGAAGTTGGGCCTGGCTGAAAATCTGCTGCAGCACAGAACGCCTTTGCAACTCCAGACAATCTGTCTGTAGAAGCAGGAGAGTGTTGACCGACTCGTCTGGTAGGACTTAAACTGGGTTCCTCATATCTTCCTTTTGGAatctcaatatcttcttctgGTTTGAATTCTGAAGAAACAACATtgctaaattcttctacaatatGAGTCTCTCCTTCAAATTCAACACGACATTCAGCTGCAGCAAAGGTTGGATCA
Protein-coding regions in this window:
- the LOC133717485 gene encoding uncharacterized protein LOC133717485 → MKSKVSVRAPHLSSARIILREIWEEEQTSSWSWEHYSALRVFLKVFGCSRNISLFTRDFKALTFPAIFRRTFSSSKPLPRLAQLMLTMPNPPTEVGDVPDDFRDSLTWMAPSSRLELVRMDRIPALIRYI